One part of the Magallana gigas chromosome 5, xbMagGiga1.1, whole genome shotgun sequence genome encodes these proteins:
- the LOC105329836 gene encoding proton channel OtopLc: MEGSVQLTDFRTLRRSSSVGNLDNCKFIYDTNKKLRERLTRANERKKVNQCYNQNEDELRPRSLTVECMERPPRRPRPTPRHSKSLKFNREHSQQSEDSVFMSDLQDLKSFTSDRDLTKTKSLLKPTPVYPEDVSDYTTTDQGSYISHSETSGQSQGWTENEETPSIGESPETKGFKFNPSNRDPRWLNRVKLDHSLPALDHMPPLLKSKPRAYSERNLHRLQNKHGIIASTKEGESSESSYKRGPSRGVQNGLYSDSDPKFESDDSAFLTPYIRNGDQQSNSGKISIVNADSLRVDFLKDEGLETTAQLEQKIPLIHSESVELSTKSFKLLQLNPELKNSVTTILSVLYATFIVVIGSVMSMTESFLKANRPLSFELFYIFIYSASISFLIFVYVFLLRKRSGEIIRQAVRRLSFHDSQPMFRRVVTFSNVGHSSGFYLRLGAIGFGVGGMILDGLYIAEKFEDYGNPNSCYPGIAAATYIVKMVFAFSQLYFVFNNAEMRMLTHQSLAKFGLMHMMATNICEWYRTVVVETLETLTEEAEGQTNVTTNLTDHVHDLYNPVNSTDHKSCMPSKFVANIIKDTSPYLYPFKIEYNLICAGILYVMWRHLAYNSEVKRLPLSHSESNGDKRRRRLTVDCSSSSKGLFLGILLFVTVVISLKSFASLVKVNPNGMTVLFVSHCTEIGLYTMALISTVVAAFRMKDLKYDSKERAKLEENLIGISQLGLFMYGVFSMVAGSIEGNTARGAFTIVTSCLMMTQAALQTIFLFAAMRMSARKEQSTKPGREFVTFLLLCNFCMWVVNTFETIRPEHNSVQISIYGEDAWAIFVHISVPLAIFYRFHSTVCLSHIWKYAWKAKGEFR; encoded by the exons ATGGAGGGCAGTGTACAGCTGACCGACTTCCGGACGCTCCGGCGCTCCAGCAGCGTCGGGAACCTGGACAATT GCAAGTTTATATACGACACAAACAAAAAACTACGCGAGAGACTGACCAGAGCAAACGAGAGGAAGAAAGTCAACCAATGCTATAATCAGAATGAGGACGAGCTGCGACCCAGGAGTCTGACCGTGGAGTGCATGGAGAGACCCCCAAGGCGGCCACGCCCCACCCCCCGGCACTCCAAGAGTCTCAAATTCAACCGAGAACATAGCCAACAGAGTGAAG ATTCTGTCTTTATGTCGGACTTGCaagatttaaaatcatttacttCGGATAGAGATTTAACAAAAACCAAATCTCTGCTGAAGCCCACACCTGTGTACCCAGAGGATGTGTCGGACTATACAACAACAGACCAGGGGTCCTATATCAGCCACAGCGAGACCAGTGGACAAAGCCAGGGCTGGACAGAAAACGAGGAAACCCCTTCCATTGGTGAGTCACCCGAAACCAAGGGATTCAAGTTCAACCCGTCCAACCGAGATCCCAGGTGGCTGAATCGAGTAAAACTAGACCATAGCCTACCAG CTTTAGATCACATGCCACCGTTGTTAAAAAGTAAACCGAGAGCCTATTCCGAAAGAAATCTTCACCGTCTCCAAAATAAGCATGGCATTATTGCATCTACGAAAGAAGGCGAGAGCTCCGAGAGTTCCTACAAGAGAGGTCCATCCAGAGGTGTTCAAAACGGCCTGTACTCAGACTCAGATCCCAAGTTTGAAAGTGATGATTCAGCATTCCTTACCCCATATATAAGGAATGGTGATCAGCAATCAAACTCGG GAAAAATCAGCATAGTGAACGCTGACAGTCTCCGTGTGGATTTTCTAAAGGATGAGGGCCTGGAGACGACCGCTCAGCTTGAGCAGAAAATCCCGCTCATTCACTCAGAGTCCGTGGAGTTGAGCACCAAGTCATTCAAACTATTGCAGCTTAATCCAGAATTAAA GAACAGCGTGACCACTATTCTGAGCGTCCTGTATGCCACTTTTATCGTCGTCATCGGATCTGTGATGTCAATGACCGAGTCCTTCCTGAAAGCTAACAGGCCACTGTCGTTTGAG ctgttttatatattcatttattccGCGAGCATTAGTTTCCTGATCTTTGTGTATGTCTTCCTCCTCCGGAAACGATCCGGGGAAATCATAAGGCAGGCAGTGCGCAGACTCAGTTTCCATGACAGCCAACCGATGTTCCGGCGCGTGGTAACCTTTTCAAACGTTGGCCATTCTAGTGGATTCTACCTTCGACTCGGCGCGATAG GATTTGGTGTCGGTGGAATGATCTTGGATGGTCTCTACATAGCCGAGAAATTCGAAGATTACGGGAACCCGAACTCTTGTTACCCCGGCATCGCCGCGGCCACTTATATCGTCAAGATGGTGTTCGCCTTTTCACAGCTGTATTTTGTCTTTAATAATGCTGAG ATGAGGATGCTGACTCACCAGAGTCTTGCTAAGTTTGGTCTGATGCACATGATGGCCACCAACATCTGTGAGTGGTACCGGACAGTGGTGGTGGAAACCCTGGAGACACTGACCGAGGAAGCGGAAGGTCAAACCAATGTCACGACCAATCTCACAGACCACGTGCACG ACCTATACAATCCTGTCAATAGCACAGACCACAAGTCGTGTATGCCTAGCAAATTTGTAGCGAACATCATCAAAGATACTAGTCCGTACCTTTACCCGTTCAAAATCGAATATAACCTCATCTGTGCTG GAATTTTGTATGTGATGTGGCGCCACCTTGCGTACAACAGTGAGGTTAAACGCCTGCCTCTTTCACACTCGGAGAGTAATGGCGACAAGCGGAGGCGCCGCCTCACGGTCGACTGTTCCAGCTCCAGCAAAGGCTTGTTCCTGGGGATCCTACTGTTTGTGACTGTGGTGATCTCTCTGAAATCGTTCGCCAGCCTCGTCAAAGTCAATCCGAACGGAATGACTGTCTTGTTTGTTTCCCACTGCACGGAGATCGGACTTTACACGATGGCTCTCATCAGCACGGTCGTGGCAGCGTTTCGAATGAAAGATTTGAAATATGATTCAAAAGAACGAGCGAAGCTGGAGGAAAATTTGATCGGCATATCGCAGCTTGGGCTTTTCATGTATGGAGTCTTTAGTATGGTAGCTGGAAGCATTGAGGGTAATACAGCACGCGGGGCATTCACCATTGTAACAAGTTGTCTGATGATGACGCAAGCAGCTTTGCAGACGATATTTCTTTTCGCAGCAATGCGCATGTCAGCCCGCAAGGAACAATCCACGAAACCTGGACGAGAATTTGTAACGTTTTTGCTTCTCTGTAACTTTTGTATGTGGGTTGTGAATACGTTCGAGACAATTCGGCCAGAACACAATTCTGTCCAGATCAGTATCTATGGCGAGGACGCCTGGGCCATCTTTGTCCACATCTCCGTCCCCCTGGCCATATTCTACAGGTTTCACTCCACCGTCTGCCTGTCTCATATCTGGAAGTATGCATGGAAGGCAAAAGGGGAATTCAGATAG